A region of the Paenibacillus sp. J23TS9 genome:
AGATCAGCCGGCTGCAGCTCCAGGCGGAGAGTCCGGACTCAACGAACCTTTTACGGCAACGGATATGTCTAAGCTTCCAGCAGTTGCCAAGCAGCGCACGGATACGATTATCGTTGGTTTAACCGATCCGAGCGGTGCGTTCACACCATACTTTACACAAAGCGGATACGACGGCAACGTCAACTCGCTGCTGTTCGGATCACTGGTAACCGTGGATGAGAAGGGTCTTCCAATTCCAGATTTGGCTGAGAAATGGGATATTTCAGATGATCAGCTGACATATACATATCATCTTCGCAAGGATTTGAAATTCAGTGACGGATCTCCAATGACAGCAGATGACGTCGCTTTCACATGGACGATCCAGTTCGATAAAGCCTATGATGGTGACTCTATGGTTCCAACACTCCCTGTAAAGGGTGCGCAAGAATATAAGGAAGGCAAGGCTGCGAGCATTTCAGGCATCAAGATCATTGATCCACAGACGATATCCGTTACGCTGGAAAAACCTAATGCAACGGCACTGGTCATGTTAGGTGATAAGGTCTTGTCCAAGGCTTACTACGGTAAGGATTATAAGTTTGGCCAACTGGAATATATTAAGAAGCTTCATTCCACTCCGGTCGGTAACGGACCATACAAACTGGAGAAATTCATTCCGGGTCAGGAAGTCCGTTTCGTTGCCAATGAGAACTATTACAAAGGCAAACCGAAAACGGAGCATTTTATTTACAAAACCTCCGAAGGCGATACTTGGCAGTATCTCGAAACAGGTGAAATTGACTACTCTTCGTTCAGCGCCACCACGGAAAATATCGATAAGCTGAAGAGTCTTGGATTCGTAAATATCATCCCTTACACGCCAAGTACGTATGGATATCTGCAGGTGAACCTGGAGCATGAAGCACTGAAGGACAAGAAAGTACGCCAAGCGCTGACCTACGGACTGGATCGTAAAAGTATTTATGTGGATGCTAACCAAGGTGCAGGCTCCGTAGCTAACATTCCATCTTCACCTATTTCCTGGGCTTATACGGAAGAAGGGATCAATCCATACAAATTTGATACGGAAAAAGCCAAGCAGCTTCTGGAGGAAGCTGGCTGGAAGGAAGGCGCAGGCGGTATCCGTGAGAAGGACGGGAAGCAGCTCTCCATCCATTTCCTTGGATCCAAGAGCAAACAGACGGATATCTTCATTGCAGTAGCGAAAGAAAACTTCCAAGCCATCGGCGTGAAATTTGAACCTGAAGTATTTGCTGACTTTAACTCTCTGGTATCTAAAATGGAAAGCGGGGATTACGATCTCGTATCCTTCTCCACACCCATGCTGACGGATCCTTCGGACGGTTTGGTGCAGTTCCTGGACGGAGAGATTAAAGCCTACGACAATCCTAAGCTCAAAGAGCTGTATGAAAAAGGCTTAGCAACTTCTGATATTGAAGAACGCAAAAAAGTATATAAAGAAATCTTCCAGCTCCTGAATGATGAGCTTCCAATTATCTTTACGAACTATAAGAAAACCGTCTATGGGTATAATGGACGGATCGATAACTTGGCCGTTAGCCCGTTTGTTGGCTTGGCAAACAGTCTTCCAGACTGGTCGCTTAAGCCGGCACAATAATCCGTAAAAAACATTTCGTCCCTCGCCCCGAGCGCAGCATGGTAAACGGGCGGGGGACAATGCGATTAGGAGGCTAATGATGAGTGCTTATTTAACGAAACGGATCAGTTATATGCTGATTATCCTACTGGCTGCATCACTTTTGATTTTTAGCCTGTATGCTTTGACACCAGGGGATTACATCAGCAACAATATCAAGCTTAGCCCCGAACGCAAGGCGGAGCTGAGGGAAATCTACGGCTTGAACAAGCCGCTGCTCGAACGTTACGGCATATGGATGAAGAATGCGATTCATGGTGATTTAGGTTATTCCTTGGCACAACAGAAACCGGTTCTGACCCTGTTTAACGAATATATTTGGAATTCCTTTCTGCTCGCCATCGTGTCCACGTTTTTGACCTGGCTGATTGCCGTGATCGTCGGCGTCGTGTCAGCGTATAAGCAATATTCATGGTTTGATACGCTGATGACGATCCTTATTTTTGCAGCGATGTCTCTGCCATCGTTTTTTATCGGTTTATTCCTGATTAAAATACTAGCGGTCGATCTGAAGTGGCTACCACCAGGAGGCATGCTGACCACAGGCACCAATGCCGTGGGCATGGCTTATTTTAAGGAAGTAGTGCATCATATGACGCTTCCGGTGATTGTCATGACGCTGCTTGGCGTGGGTTCACTGAGCCGTTACTTCCGCAGCAGTATGATCGATGTCATTAAGCAGGATTATATCCGGACTGCACGGGCCAAAGGGCTTAAAGAGAGCAAAGTACTTTTCAGGCATGCACTGCGTAATGCACTCTTGCCGGCTATTACCTTGGTTGGGTTTGAGCTTCCGGCATTATTTGGCGGATCCATTATTATTGAGAAAATTTTTAACTGGCCGGGGATAGGCCAGCTGTACATGCAGTCCTTTGGACTACGGGATTATCCGCTGCTCATGGGGTTCACCATGCTAATAGCTATACTTACCGTTATTGGAACACTTATATCCGATGTGCTGTATCAAATTGCTGATCCGCGTGTCCGGCTGCACTAGAAAAGGGGGAAATATTTCATGTCACTGAACAGCACACCGCTGCCCGGGGCGATCGGGGCCAAGAAATCCTTGGCGAAATCATCCTCCTTATTTGGGCAGTCGATGCAAAAGCTGCTTAAGAATAAGCTTGCGATTACGGGGTTAGTGGTTGTCGTTATGATGTTGTTAGCTTGTTTTATCGGACCATTCTTCTCGCCGTACACAGATAATAAAGTGAATATGGCGATGATGAATAAGGCACCAAACCTGAAGCATTGGCTTGGAACCGATGCACTTGGAAGAGATGTACTGACACGTGTGCTTCAGGCCGGCCGCATTTCGTTGACTGTCGGTTTTGCGTCTATGGTACTCTCTGTATTTATCGGATCACTACTCGGAGCTATCGCGGGTTACTACAGAGGCATTGTGGATCAGGTAATTATGCGGATTGCCGATTTGCTGCTTACGATACCAGGTCTGCCGCTGTTGTTCATTGGAGGCTCACTGTTATCGGAATGGAAGGTACCAACCGAATATAGGATGTATATTGTAATGTTCATGCTTGGATTCGTAAACTGGCCTGGTCTGGCGCGCATGGTAAGAGGCCAGATGCTGAGTTTGCGGGAGCGCGAATTTATGCAGGCGGCAGTGGTTCTCGGGCTGCGTGACCGGCGTAAGCTGTTCAATCATTTACTGCCGAACATTTTCCCGCTGCTGATCGTCATTGCGACCTTAAATATCGGCGGCTCGATTCTGAGTGAATCCGTGCTCAGCTTCTTCGGTCTCGGAGTGATGGCACCGACGCCAACATGGGGGAATATGATCGATGCGGCTAATAATCTGATTGACTTCCAGGAACGCCCTTGGCTATGGATTCCTCCAGGCTTTTCCATCTTTGCGACAGTCATTGCCATTAATATTTTTGGCGATGGTCTCAGAGATGTTCTTGATCCTAAACAGAAGAGGTAGGTGGGAGACTTCCTATGAAAGATTTAATTAAAATAGACCATCTCAGCACTTATTTCGATAATGGCAATGGTAAGGTCAAAGCGGTTGACGATATCAGTCTGCGTGTGCGCGAAGGTGAAACCGTATGTATCGTAGGCGAGTCCGGCTGCGGAAAAAGCGTTACCGCAATGTCCATCATGGGTCTAGTCGAGGAGCCTGGAGGTAGGGTCGTCAACGGTCAAATCCATTTTGATGGAAAAGATCTGCTTCAGTTAAGTAAAAATGAACTGCGGACGATCCGTGGTAACGATATTTCGATGATTTTTCAGGAGCCAATGTCATCCCTGAATCCGGTTCTGAAGATCGGGGAGCAAATCATGGAGCCTTTGATCGTTCATCAAAATCTGAGTAAAAAAGAAGCGCGCGAGCGGGCTATTCAGCTGATTGAACAGGTGGGGATTTCGAGAGCTGGACAGATTGTGGATTCCTATCCGCATGAGCTGAGTGGCGGGATGCTGCAGCGGATTATGATTGCCATTGCCATATCCGGTAATCCAAAGCTGCTTATCGCCGATGAACCAACGACAGCGCTTGATGTTACCATTCAGGCTCAAATTCTGGATATGCTGCGACAGTTTAAGGAACAGTCCAACATGTCTATCATGCTGATTACGCATGACCTCGGCGTTGTGGCCGAGATGGCGGATTATGTTATTGTCATGTATGCAGGCAAAATTGTGGA
Encoded here:
- a CDS encoding ABC transporter substrate-binding protein produces the protein MKKGVYLLTSLLIVGSLVLSACSDQKDTASSGSTTQTEQGSKDQPAAAPGGESGLNEPFTATDMSKLPAVAKQRTDTIIVGLTDPSGAFTPYFTQSGYDGNVNSLLFGSLVTVDEKGLPIPDLAEKWDISDDQLTYTYHLRKDLKFSDGSPMTADDVAFTWTIQFDKAYDGDSMVPTLPVKGAQEYKEGKAASISGIKIIDPQTISVTLEKPNATALVMLGDKVLSKAYYGKDYKFGQLEYIKKLHSTPVGNGPYKLEKFIPGQEVRFVANENYYKGKPKTEHFIYKTSEGDTWQYLETGEIDYSSFSATTENIDKLKSLGFVNIIPYTPSTYGYLQVNLEHEALKDKKVRQALTYGLDRKSIYVDANQGAGSVANIPSSPISWAYTEEGINPYKFDTEKAKQLLEEAGWKEGAGGIREKDGKQLSIHFLGSKSKQTDIFIAVAKENFQAIGVKFEPEVFADFNSLVSKMESGDYDLVSFSTPMLTDPSDGLVQFLDGEIKAYDNPKLKELYEKGLATSDIEERKKVYKEIFQLLNDELPIIFTNYKKTVYGYNGRIDNLAVSPFVGLANSLPDWSLKPAQ
- a CDS encoding ABC transporter permease, with amino-acid sequence MSAYLTKRISYMLIILLAASLLIFSLYALTPGDYISNNIKLSPERKAELREIYGLNKPLLERYGIWMKNAIHGDLGYSLAQQKPVLTLFNEYIWNSFLLAIVSTFLTWLIAVIVGVVSAYKQYSWFDTLMTILIFAAMSLPSFFIGLFLIKILAVDLKWLPPGGMLTTGTNAVGMAYFKEVVHHMTLPVIVMTLLGVGSLSRYFRSSMIDVIKQDYIRTARAKGLKESKVLFRHALRNALLPAITLVGFELPALFGGSIIIEKIFNWPGIGQLYMQSFGLRDYPLLMGFTMLIAILTVIGTLISDVLYQIADPRVRLH
- the opp4C gene encoding oligopeptide ABC transporter permease; its protein translation is MSLNSTPLPGAIGAKKSLAKSSSLFGQSMQKLLKNKLAITGLVVVVMMLLACFIGPFFSPYTDNKVNMAMMNKAPNLKHWLGTDALGRDVLTRVLQAGRISLTVGFASMVLSVFIGSLLGAIAGYYRGIVDQVIMRIADLLLTIPGLPLLFIGGSLLSEWKVPTEYRMYIVMFMLGFVNWPGLARMVRGQMLSLREREFMQAAVVLGLRDRRKLFNHLLPNIFPLLIVIATLNIGGSILSESVLSFFGLGVMAPTPTWGNMIDAANNLIDFQERPWLWIPPGFSIFATVIAINIFGDGLRDVLDPKQKR
- a CDS encoding ABC transporter ATP-binding protein gives rise to the protein MKDLIKIDHLSTYFDNGNGKVKAVDDISLRVREGETVCIVGESGCGKSVTAMSIMGLVEEPGGRVVNGQIHFDGKDLLQLSKNELRTIRGNDISMIFQEPMSSLNPVLKIGEQIMEPLIVHQNLSKKEARERAIQLIEQVGISRAGQIVDSYPHELSGGMLQRIMIAIAISGNPKLLIADEPTTALDVTIQAQILDMLRQFKEQSNMSIMLITHDLGVVAEMADYVIVMYAGKIVEEGEVVKLFQSPKHPYTQGLLKSKPVINQRQDELYSIPGQVPNPLELTESCYFHDRCEHCMDICRTKQPKLSEVAAQQKAACWLYEEAVVHV